The region CCCCAACGAACTTGATCACCTTGGGAAGTTCGTTCGGGCTAGGATCTTCAAAGACTTCGATCACCCCGGTCTGGCCGATGAAACCTTCCAGAAGTTCGCGAGTCTTGTTGGGTTTGTATTTCTCGTCGTTGACATCGATCGCCAGGAAGAATTTGTCGTCGGTGGCCCGAGCAAATTCTGGGACGCGAAACAATGGATTGGAAAACATCGGAAGCTTGTTCAACAGCAACATGCCGATAAAGACGGCGAAAGCTGCGTGTAAAATGACGAGCTCGAAGATGACCGGAATGTTGGCCGGTAAGCTGAAACGTGGCTTCGCCGAAATGATGAATGGATACCATTCGGCGTTGGTCATGAACTGCAGGCCGAGACCGGCAAATCCGCCCATGATGCCCAATGCCAGAACGATCCATGGCAAGATCGTCGGCTTGATGCCGAGAGCTTCGTCGATCCCGTGCAGAGGGAAGGGCGTGTAGGCGTCGGTCTTCTTGTAACCCGCTTTACGCACCTTTTCGCAGGCCACCAACAAGGAGTCGGGGTCGTCGAACTGTGCCATCAGCCCGATTAGCTTAGGTTCCGAGTTGTTCGCGTCTTCTGCCATCTATCTTTTGCCCTGCTGGAAGCCCAGGGAGGAGTTATTAGTTACGAGTGCTCGACTGCCGCGTGGTCTTCATCATGCACTGGGGAGTGCGGATGAGGCATCACCGATTTGACTTCTGCCATGGCCACGATCGGACCAAAGCGGACGAACAGCAGGAACAGGGTGAAGAACAACCCGAAGCTGCCGATCAGCATGCCGTAGTCGACCCAAGTCGGATGGAACATGCCCCACGACGACGGAAGGAAGTCGCGAGCCAGCGAAGTCACCGTAATCACAAATCGTTCGAACCACATACCGATGTTCACGAAGATGCTGATCACAAACATCAACCACGGCGTGGTGCGACACTTCTTGAACCAGAACAGCTGCGGGCTGATCACGTTACAGGAAACCATGATCCAGTAGGCCCACCAATAGGGACCGAACGCACGGTTAACGAACGCGAAACCTTCGTACATGTTACCGCCGTACCAGGCAATGAAGAATTCCATTGCGTAGGCGTAACCGACCATCGAGCCGGTGGCGAGCAAAATCTTGCAGACGTTTTCGAGGTGGCGGAGCGTGACGACATCCTTCAAGCCAAACAGTTGGCGAGCAGGAACCATCAGCGTCAGCACCATCCCAAAACCAGAGAACACGGCCCCAGCGACAAAGTACGGCGGGAAGATCGTTGTGTGCCAACCGGGAAGCTGCGAAACAGCAAAGTCGAAACTAACGATCGTATGCACCGAAAGAACGAGCGGGGCAGCCAAGGCGGCGAAAAGGGTGTAGGCCTTTTCGTATCGCGACCAAGAGCGAGCCGAGCCAGTCCAGCCGAGCGAGAAAATCGAGTAAACGATTCGCAGGATTTTGTTATTGGTACGGTCTCGCAGGGTCGCGAGATCAGGGATCATGCCGGTGTACCAGAAGATCAACGAAACCGTCGCGTAGGTCGAAACGGCGAAAACGTCCCACAGCAAAGGACTACGGAACTGAGGCCACATTGCCAGTTGCAAACTCGGCAGCGGAAACAGCCAGTAAAAGACCCAAACACGACCGATATGGACAGCCGGAAACACACCGGCACAGCAGACCGCAAAGATCGTCATCGCTTCGGCGAAGCGGTTGATACTCGTACGCCAGTTTTGCCGGAAGATAAACAGAATTGCAGAAATCAGCGTACCAGCGTGACCGATACCGACCCAGAACACGAAGTTCACGATCGGAAAACCCCAGTAAACCGGGTTATTGTTACCCCAAACACCGACCCCGGTGAAAACAAGGTAACCGATCAACGAGAAGAACATTCCCAATAGGCCCAGCGATGCAACGAACGCAACGTACCACGCGATGGGCGTCTTGCTTTCGTTGATCTGACAAACCAACCGGGTAATCGAGCCGTAGTCGTGCCCGCCAATCACAAGCGGCGTCCGGTTGCCCGGATCGTCGATCGTGGTGTCAATGACTTCGTTTACGGTGGCCATTCTTACTCTTGGTTATATGAACTTTAGCTGACTGCTGGTTAGGTGAATCGAACGATCGAAGAGCTTAGTGCTTTTCTTCTGCCGTTTCATGTTCGTGGTCATCGGCGTGCTCGCCTTCGGCATGGGCGTGATCATGATCGTCGCCGCCATGTCCGTGGCCATGATGGTCGGTTTCCTTCGGAGCCAACCATGGATGCGGATTGCGAATCTTGGCCAAGTAACGCGTACGTGGCTTGGTGTTCAGTTCCGCCAGCATTGCGTAAGCACGTGGATTTGCGTGAGCCTTGGCGACTTTGCTTTCGGGATTGTTCAAGTCGCCAAACTCGATCGCTTGTGCGGAACAAGCTTCCTGGCAAGCGACTTGAATTTCGTTCGGGCCGATCGCTCGACGGTCTGCTTTGGCTTCGATCTTGGTGTTTTGGATTCGCTGCACGCAGTAGGTGCACTTTTCCATCACGCCACGATTACGCACAGTGACTTCGGGATTGAAGATCAGCTTGGCGAGCTCTTTATTGGCGGCGTCGAAGCGAGTCTCATCGGCTCGCCAGTCGAGGTAATTGAACCGGCGAACTTTGTAAGGACAGTTGTTACCGCAGTAACGCGTACCGATACAGCGGTTGTAGACCATGTCGTTGAGGCCTTCGTTGCTATGAACGGTAGCCGCGACTGGACAAACGCTTTCGCAAGGAGCCGTTTCGCACTGATGACATGTCACCGGTTGCGAGACCGCTTTGGGGTCTTCCATGTCGCCGCTGAAGTAACGATCGACACGGATCCAGTGCATTTCGCGACCGACCGAAACCGCTTCCTTGCCGACGATCGGAATGTTGTTTTCCGATTGGCAGGCAATCGTGCACGCATTACAGCCGGTGCACTTGGTCAAGTCGATCGACATGCCCCAAGCGTGGCCGTCGTACGATTCCTTCATCCATTCCTGGTCTTCCCACAGGGACTCCAGAGGTGGATGGTGGACAACATGTTTGGCGAAGTCAGGATGATGTTCGTATTCTTCGACGGTGCCTTCGCGGACGAGTTCTTCCACGCGGCGACCAATTTCTCGCATCCCGAGCAAGTCGATTGCGAAGTGATCCTGCGTGGTAGCCAGCGTGAACTCTTTGCCGGTGCCATCCATGGTGACATCGGTGGCGAGCAGCATCGTTTCTTTGGTTCGCAGTGGGCTGACATCGACGCCGACTGGATCGATTCCGGCATCCGTATCGCCACCGACCGATCCAGCTTTCGTACGACCGTAACCGAGGCCTACTGCCAAAGTGCCGTGTGCTTGACCGGGTTGAATGTAAACAGGAACTTCAACCGTCTTGCCGTTAGCCGAAAGCGTAACGAGCTCTGCTTGTTTGACGCCTTGGTCTTGAGCTGTCTTAGGACTCATCGTAACGACGTTGTCCCAAGTTACCTTGGTGATTGGCTCAGGCAGTTCTTGCAACCAGCCGTTATTGGCGAATCGACCATCGAAAGTACCGGAGCCGGGATGGAAGATCAGTTCCAGGGCATCGCCAAGTCCGTCTCGCCATGCGGAGACCGAAACTTCTCCCAGTTCGAGATCCGACGATAGCGTTGCGGTGACCGCTTCGGCAGCCGAGTCGGCGATGAAGCCGTCGTGAAGGACTTTCGTCCATGCGGCATCGGTAGCAGAAGTCGAGAATGCGGTCGCAACCGACTGCTTCACGGCTTCCAGAGTTTCGGAAATCGGCGAGCCAGCGATCAGGCTCAGGAATTCGACCGGATCTTTGGTTTCAAAGATGGGAGAAATCAGCGGCTGAGCGATGCAGTAACTACCGTCGTAGGCAATCGCGTCGCCCCATTGCTCTAAGCCGTGCGATGCGGGCAAATGCCACGAGCAAAGCTTCGAGGTTTCGGTCTCGTAATCGCCGTAGTAGACCTGGGTCTTGGCTTTGTCCATTGCGGCCACGAAATCGAGGTCCGCAGGTGCATCGTAGATTGGGTTTCCACCGACGAACAAAATCGTTTCGATTTCGCCGCCGTTAAGTGCGGTGGTCAAATCTTCGATTGAACCGGTGTTGTCGCGAGCGAGCTTCGGTTCTTCGATGAAAGTAACCGTCTTGCCGAGGTTTTTCAGCTTGTCGTTAATTCGCCAGATGCGAGCCTGGGTTTCAACGTCCAGCGTTTCACCACCGACAACGAGGCTCTTGCCTTGATGGCTGACGAGGTCGTTGACCATGGCCGTGACCATGATGTCACGCTTATCAGCCGGAGGTTCTTTCGTTTCGCCGTTTTCGATTGCGCCGTCGAGTTTTTGCTCAAGCTCAGCAACGAAGCTGGCCATCTGCGAGGCGGCCACTGCCAGGCGATGATCGGCGGCAATTCCTGTCGAGGAGAATCGGCTTTCTACCACGTAAAGACGGCTCATCTTGCCATCTTCTGGCGTGCGATGCTTGGCGAACTCGCGGCTGTTGGGCCCGTGCGTTTGATGGCTTCCCAGAATGTCGGCGCTAATGTCAACGATGATCTCGGCTTCTTCCAGCTTCAAGATCGGTCGCAGCTTTTGACCGAAGGCAATTTCGGTGCCGAGCGTCGTGTTGCCGGTGATGGAATCGTATTGATACCACTTGGCTTGGGGAAACTTTTGAGCGATCGCGTTGAACTGAGCGAGCACGGTCGGCGAGTGATTCGCTTGGTGCAAAATGGCCAGCTTGGAGGCGTTGCCACCTTCCAGGGACTTGGCATGTTCTTTCCACCAAACGTTGAACTCGTCCCAGGTTCGCTTGAATTGCTGTCCGCTGTCGTCACGTTCGACAGGGTGCTGGCTACGATCAGGGTCGTACAAATGCAGAATGGTGGCCTGAGCGAAAGTGTCCGCACCAGAGACCATTGGGTGCATCTGGTTGCCATCGATCTTGATCGGTCGGCCGTCGTAGCTCGTAGCGACGGATGGACAAACTTTGCCGGCGACTTGCAGGGTCGTGGCGAACTTTTGCGGTTTGCCAGGAATTCGGTCTTCTGGACGTCGCGAGAATGGAGCGATCTCTTCTTCCGGATAGCGGAAGCCAACCACTTCTTCTTCTGGGTAGCGGCAGCCAGCAGCACCCGTTGCCAGGGCCAGCGAGGCCCCCATCAACTGCATCCAGCGACGACGCGGCAACCCGGTTGGAGCTTCTTCAGCAGCTTCCGGAAATTCACGTTTCAGGAACTGCTCGAACTCAGGAGTTCCCTCGAGTTGATCGAGGCTACGCCAGTACTTCGGTTTTTCGTTATCAGGCTTTATCGATGACATGTCGAGCAGTTGGTCGATGGGTTAATGTTCAACTCTTCGCGAAGTTGCTGTCCGATCAGACGCTTTTCTTCGACGCTCAATTTGTTACCGCCAGCTTCCGTACCCCAAGCGAGATTCGTAACCTCGTTGGCAGGGCGGATTTTCGCGTCAGGATTGCGATGGCAGTCCAAGCACCAAGCCATGGAGATTGGCTCGACGACTTCTACAACATCCATTTTGTCGACGCGGCCGTGACATTCGACACAGGAAACACCCTGGGTCACGTGAGCACTGTGATTGAAGTAGACAAAGTCAGGCAGGTTGTGAACTCGCATCCAATCGATCGACTCGCCGGTAGCGAGGCTTTCGCGGACAGGTTCCAACGCCACGCTGTTGGCATGAACTGCCGCGTACTGCGTTGCACCACTCGAGTCTTGACCGCTGTGGCAGTTACCACACGTCGCCGTCGGAGGCACAGCCGCATGACTCGCTTTCTCGACGGTGTTATGACAATAACGGCAGTCCATCTTCAGACGGCCTGCGTGCAGCTTATGGCTGAACGGTACCGGCTGTTCGGGACGATAGCCACGGTTAAGAATCTGGGGTGACGAAGTCACAAAGAGTACGGAACCGCCGTAGGCTGCACCAACAAGGATTGCGCCCAGCATTAGCGGAACGAACTTATTTACCCATCTGGGAAATAGAAAGCGGTCCATGACTTTCTCAGTCGTTAGTGGTCTCGATGCGAGACGCGTCGACGGAAAAGTGCCTTACTCGAGAGGCAACCGGAGTTAGGCATCCGGCCAAAACTCAAGCAAAGCGGATTGTTGTAAATCGCAACGTTGCCAGCAACGAGAAGCAGCCTAAGGGAGGCTCGTTCTCGTTTGCTATCAGCGTGTAAATCGTAAAATAACCATCAGTTTCGTACGACGTGACAATAGGTCGCACTAGGATGGGGGGTGTCTTGTTCGGGCTGCTTACGGAGCCAGTTTTTTCAGCTTCCGTTGAAGCGTTCGGCGTGGGATATCTAACAGTCTCGCGGCTTCGGAAAGGTTGCCGCCACAGTCATTTAGCACGCGGTGGATGTGTTCCCATTCCGCCTCGGCAAGCGACTGGGGATTGTACGATTGCGGCTCTGCTTGGGGGGATGCCGCTTCCTTGTTCTCGAATGCCGCTAAAATTTCATCCGCGTCGGCTGGCTTGGTTAGGTAGTTTACGGCACCCAGGCGAACCGCTTCGACCGCATTCGTGATGCTGCCGTAGCCGGTCAAAATGACAGCTTGGGTGAGCGGAGAGACTTTGAGCAGGTCTTTGAGGATCTCGATTCCGGACGTCTCAGGCAATTTCAAGTCGAGCACTGCGCGATCGGGCTGAGCTTCTTCGGCTTGGGAGACAGCATCCTCTTTGGTCTTCGCGGAGTAAACGTCGAAGCCGCGGGACGAGAAGGCCCGCGTCAATCGGTTCCGCAAGATATCGTCGTCATCGACGAGGAGGATTGTAGGTCGCGACATGGATCCGCCGATTCCGGAATGCGTAGCTGGGCGATGACCTGACTAATCATGACGGCGTCAGAACGTCAACTATAGGGAATACCGTGAAGGATTCCTATGAGTCACTATGCGAGTTCGGTAAGGAATTTCCGTTATTTGTTGCAGGAAGTCGCGGAATGGTGACCGTCACTGTTGTTCCTGCGTCGGCGACCGATTCGATCGAAACATTGCCGTTAAGCTTCTCGACGACATTCTTCGCCAGGAAAACCCCGAGCCCGGTACCCGAGCCTGGCTCTTTGGTGGTGAAGAACGGTTCGCCAATTCTGGCCAGCACGTGGGGTGGCATTCCGGTTCCATGATCGCGGATGGTGATCACCAGTTGGTTGGCATTGGTCGACAGGTCAAGCTGGATCGATTCTTTCTGCGGTGTCGCGTCGATCGCATTTTTGACGAGTCCCCGGATGGCCTGAGCCAATAGATGCAGGGGGGCTTCGATCTCGACCTCCGGCAAATTGGCCGCAACGTGAACGCGTCCGCGATGCTGGGTTTCGATTAGCTGCGTGACTTCTTCCACAAGTTTGGCGGCCGATATCCGTACGATCGGCTCGCCGGTTGCCTGTCCGGCATCGGTCGACATCTGATCGAGAATGGTCCGGCAGCGATCCAGCTCGCCACGGATGAGGGAGATGTCTTCCTTGATTTCCGGGGCGATGTCGCCTTGTTCGAGTTCTCGCTGGACTTCTTTCGCGACCACGGCAATGGTGGCCAGCGGGGTGGAAAGCTCATGGGCTGCTCCTGCGGCGAGCGTTCCCAGGGCTTCAAGCTTTTCGCTGCGGGCCTGTTTCATCTCATTCAGCCGAAGGTTAGCCTCTTTTCGCTGTAGCTCCACATTAAGCCGGGTCGTGAAGTAAACCACGACCATCGCACAAGTTACGAGAGCAATTGACGTCCCTGCGAGCAACACGTGGACTGGGATTGTGCTTGTCGCCAGATTATCGATTTGCCAACTGCCGAGAATGGGGACCGGAAAGCTGGCCAACAGTAAAAGTCCAACGCACCCGACAGTTACAATGGCCAGCGTACCGGTATATTTCGGGATCAGCACGATGGCCGCCAACGAAAGGTTCACCAGGTAGAAAACGGCAAATGGATTGGTAATTCCTCCCGTGAAATAAAGCATCGCGGTCAAGAAGCCTAGGTCCATCAGCATCACAACGAATAGCAATGCTTCCCATGCCGCGAGGCTTTTGAGATCGCGAGAGCGGAGCGATTCGAATAAATAAGTGAGCAGCAAGTTACTGCTGGCGGTTAGGAAAATAATGGTGGCCAGCGGTTGCCACCGGATCTCGATGCCCAGCAGAAACATGGTCACTGCGATCGTGATCCACTGCCCGAAAGCGGCCACCCAGCGAAGCTTGATCAGCCAGGCCGTGTTGATCGTAAGTCGCGCCTTCCGCCCTTCCAGGACATGCGGACTGTTATCAAAATGAGAGGTTTGCGCCATGAGGCGGGTAGCCGGCTGGTGGATTGGTAGCGAAAAATAAGAATAGAGACGGCGATTCCTGCCTGAGGACAGATTACTCCATGAACGAAAATGCTCAAGATCCCAACGAGTTACGACTTTCCAAGTTCGGACTTACCTGTTTTATGGCGATGGTTGTGATCCTGCCGATCTCGATGCTGATCTTTCTAGGGGTTTCGCTGCCGAAAAAGTCGGATAACCCACTACCGATCTCTTTGCGTGTGAAGGATGTCGACGCCACAAAGGCGGTCGTCGTGACGAATCACTCGGAGAAACCGCTGGCCAGCATCGGAATCACGCTAAACGATGCGTTTCATTTCTACAGTAAGGATCCTCTGCCAGGCGGCGAAGATCTTTCCATTCCGTTCGCACATTTCACCCGAAAGAACGGACTTCCTTTCAGTACTGAAAGCCACGAGCTGACCGAGCTAGGCGTCTATGCCAAGCTCGAGGACAACTCTCGAGGCGTCTTTGTCATCGAGTCCGAGCAACTTTTGGAAGACCTCGAGACTTCTTCGATCTCGCCGGAAGATGCTGAAACCGCCGAGAAAATGTGAAATTTCGGGGCGAAATCGGCAAAATCCGACCATCCAAGCTGAAATTTCTCGACACGGGCAATCAGCCGCCTAGGACAATTCGACGCCTTAAGACATGATAGAGGTTTCCCCTGATCGTTAAGGCGGCCCTAGTAGGCAGGATCATGCACCAGACCGACAACGTTAACGTCCACCGAATCGAAAAATTGGCTCCACCCAGTGCCATCAAGCAGGAATTCCCCCTCTCGGAAGCTGCTCAAGATTTCGTTTTCGATTCCCGTCAGCACATTCAGCAAATCCTTGCCGGCAAGGAAGATAGGCTGATTGCGGTGGTCGGTCCCTGCTCGATCCACAACGTCGATATGGCGATTGAATTTGGCAAGCGGCTGAAAAAGCTCGCCGATCAGGTCTCCGATACGCTGCTCGTGGTCATGCGAGTATATTTTGAAAAGCCCCGGACCACCGTCGGTTGGAAAGGGCTGATCAACGATCCCCATCTGAACGATACCTTCGACATGGCCGAAGGATATCGTATGGCTCGGAAGCTGCTGATGGAGCTCGCTGAAATGCAAATTCCAGCTGCCAGCGAAGCCTTGGAGCCGATCACTCCGCAGTACATTGCCGATCTGATCTCACTCGCTTCCATCGGGGCTCGCACGACCGAGTCCCCCACCCATCGTCAAATGGCGAGTGGACTGTCGATGCCGATCGGGTTCAAGAACGGCACCGATGGTGATCTGCAAATCGCGCTTGATGCGATGACCTCCTCCAACGCCCCGCACAGTTTTCTGGGCATCGATGGCGAGGGAGCAACATGTGTCGTTCACTCCAAGGGAAACCCTTGGGGACACCTGATTCTGCGTGGTGGTCGATCCGGCCCGAACTTCTCGAAAGAATCGGTCGCCGAAGCGATTGAAGCCCTCGAAAAGCGGAATCTGCCGCCTCGTTTGTTGGTCGACTGCAGTCACGGGAACTCGCTGAAGGATCATACCCGACAAGCTGGCGTTTGGCGGGATGTACTTCAGCAGCGGATGGACGGCAGCCGTGCGATCGCCGGCATGATGCTGGAAAGCAATCTCATGCCAGGCAATCAAAAGCTGACCGAAGATCCGAGCGGTCTGGAATATGGCATTTCAATCACCGACGCATGCATCGGTTGGGATGAAACGGAACAACTTCTGCTGGAAGCCCACGAGCGTCTTAAGTCGCTCGTCTCGGCTTAATTACGGCCTACGCGTGTCGCTGCGTGTACCGTTGGCCAGCGTCGATGATCTGCCGACCCACGGGGGACGGCTCGTAGTCGTCGACGACCAATGGATAGGGCTCTTTCAAACCCCCGAGGGCATCTTCGCGATCGATGCGATGTGTCCCCATGCGGGGGCCAACCTGGCCAAGGGGAACGTTTGCGATGGGGCGGTTGCTTGCCCGGTGCATCATTGGCGTTTTCGACTTTCGGATGGCCAATATCTGGATGCCGACGAGCCTCGCTTTAATGCCAAGGTATACGCTGTAAATGTCGAAAATGGCCGCATATTGGTCGAGCTTCCGTCGCAGCCTGATTCGATTCGATTAATCTGAAGACGCTGTGTTTCGCGTCGCTAGACTCATTGTGTATTCTACAAGAGTGTTCACGCAATTCGTGCGAAAAATGTAAGAACGTGATCCTCAGCGAAGATCTTTCACACATTCAGTGCGCGAAAAGAACATGGCAAGAATTCTGCCGCTAAATCTTGCCGAAATGAACCGGTGAAACCGACAACCTTTCTTCGAAAACCTCAATGGTTCGCGCAAAGTTGTTGTACACGTGTTCAATAAAACCGTAAAATGGCGCGCGGAAGAGCAAACTTCTCAATGGTGCCATTTCTACGGCGTCGGAAGCGGCGTTAAGCCGCCAGGAAATCGATTACTCGTTCGCCTTCTTGACCGCCGCAGCGACGGCGTCGTGCAGGGGACCGTTGGTGGCGATGATCCCTTGGTTCTCCGAAAGCAAAGCCCCGCGTGAGAAGTCGAGCGGGTGACCATGGATGTCGGTGACCGTTCCGCCCGCTTCTTCGATGACAAGCGAGCCAGCGGCGTGATCCCAGATTTTTTCGACATAGCCTGGCTTCGTAGGAAGTCGCAGGTAGATTTCCGCTTCGCCACGGGCGACAACCGCGTATTTGGCCTGACTGTCCAGGCGAACTGAATCGCGCGAGATGTCGAGATGCTTGGCGATTTCGGACGACCAGCTGTGGTCGCTGTGACCTGACTCGACCGACTCGCAGAAGCGTGCGTCTCTCGAAATAATGCAGCCGGAAGTCTCGATTCGGCGGCGATCTTCCGGGTCAGAGAGCGGAGCCACATAAGCTCCTTCGC is a window of Bremerella sp. TYQ1 DNA encoding:
- the nrfD gene encoding NrfD/PsrC family molybdoenzyme membrane anchor subunit, with translation MATVNEVIDTTIDDPGNRTPLVIGGHDYGSITRLVCQINESKTPIAWYVAFVASLGLLGMFFSLIGYLVFTGVGVWGNNNPVYWGFPIVNFVFWVGIGHAGTLISAILFIFRQNWRTSINRFAEAMTIFAVCCAGVFPAVHIGRVWVFYWLFPLPSLQLAMWPQFRSPLLWDVFAVSTYATVSLIFWYTGMIPDLATLRDRTNNKILRIVYSIFSLGWTGSARSWSRYEKAYTLFAALAAPLVLSVHTIVSFDFAVSQLPGWHTTIFPPYFVAGAVFSGFGMVLTLMVPARQLFGLKDVVTLRHLENVCKILLATGSMVGYAYAMEFFIAWYGGNMYEGFAFVNRAFGPYWWAYWIMVSCNVISPQLFWFKKCRTTPWLMFVISIFVNIGMWFERFVITVTSLARDFLPSSWGMFHPTWVDYGMLIGSFGLFFTLFLLFVRFGPIVAMAEVKSVMPHPHSPVHDEDHAAVEHS
- a CDS encoding TAT-variant-translocated molybdopterin oxidoreductase yields the protein MSSIKPDNEKPKYWRSLDQLEGTPEFEQFLKREFPEAAEEAPTGLPRRRWMQLMGASLALATGAAGCRYPEEEVVGFRYPEEEIAPFSRRPEDRIPGKPQKFATTLQVAGKVCPSVATSYDGRPIKIDGNQMHPMVSGADTFAQATILHLYDPDRSQHPVERDDSGQQFKRTWDEFNVWWKEHAKSLEGGNASKLAILHQANHSPTVLAQFNAIAQKFPQAKWYQYDSITGNTTLGTEIAFGQKLRPILKLEEAEIIVDISADILGSHQTHGPNSREFAKHRTPEDGKMSRLYVVESRFSSTGIAADHRLAVAASQMASFVAELEQKLDGAIENGETKEPPADKRDIMVTAMVNDLVSHQGKSLVVGGETLDVETQARIWRINDKLKNLGKTVTFIEEPKLARDNTGSIEDLTTALNGGEIETILFVGGNPIYDAPADLDFVAAMDKAKTQVYYGDYETETSKLCSWHLPASHGLEQWGDAIAYDGSYCIAQPLISPIFETKDPVEFLSLIAGSPISETLEAVKQSVATAFSTSATDAAWTKVLHDGFIADSAAEAVTATLSSDLELGEVSVSAWRDGLGDALELIFHPGSGTFDGRFANNGWLQELPEPITKVTWDNVVTMSPKTAQDQGVKQAELVTLSANGKTVEVPVYIQPGQAHGTLAVGLGYGRTKAGSVGGDTDAGIDPVGVDVSPLRTKETMLLATDVTMDGTGKEFTLATTQDHFAIDLLGMREIGRRVEELVREGTVEEYEHHPDFAKHVVHHPPLESLWEDQEWMKESYDGHAWGMSIDLTKCTGCNACTIACQSENNIPIVGKEAVSVGREMHWIRVDRYFSGDMEDPKAVSQPVTCHQCETAPCESVCPVAATVHSNEGLNDMVYNRCIGTRYCGNNCPYKVRRFNYLDWRADETRFDAANKELAKLIFNPEVTVRNRGVMEKCTYCVQRIQNTKIEAKADRRAIGPNEIQVACQEACSAQAIEFGDLNNPESKVAKAHANPRAYAMLAELNTKPRTRYLAKIRNPHPWLAPKETDHHGHGHGGDDHDHAHAEGEHADDHEHETAEEKH
- a CDS encoding cytochrome c3 family protein — encoded protein: MDRFLFPRWVNKFVPLMLGAILVGAAYGGSVLFVTSSPQILNRGYRPEQPVPFSHKLHAGRLKMDCRYCHNTVEKASHAAVPPTATCGNCHSGQDSSGATQYAAVHANSVALEPVRESLATGESIDWMRVHNLPDFVYFNHSAHVTQGVSCVECHGRVDKMDVVEVVEPISMAWCLDCHRNPDAKIRPANEVTNLAWGTEAGGNKLSVEEKRLIGQQLREELNINPSTNCSTCHR
- a CDS encoding response regulator transcription factor, translated to MSRPTILLVDDDDILRNRLTRAFSSRGFDVYSAKTKEDAVSQAEEAQPDRAVLDLKLPETSGIEILKDLLKVSPLTQAVILTGYGSITNAVEAVRLGAVNYLTKPADADEILAAFENKEAASPQAEPQSYNPQSLAEAEWEHIHRVLNDCGGNLSEAARLLDIPRRTLQRKLKKLAP
- a CDS encoding ATP-binding protein, whose amino-acid sequence is MAQTSHFDNSPHVLEGRKARLTINTAWLIKLRWVAAFGQWITIAVTMFLLGIEIRWQPLATIIFLTASSNLLLTYLFESLRSRDLKSLAAWEALLFVVMLMDLGFLTAMLYFTGGITNPFAVFYLVNLSLAAIVLIPKYTGTLAIVTVGCVGLLLLASFPVPILGSWQIDNLATSTIPVHVLLAGTSIALVTCAMVVVYFTTRLNVELQRKEANLRLNEMKQARSEKLEALGTLAAGAAHELSTPLATIAVVAKEVQRELEQGDIAPEIKEDISLIRGELDRCRTILDQMSTDAGQATGEPIVRISAAKLVEEVTQLIETQHRGRVHVAANLPEVEIEAPLHLLAQAIRGLVKNAIDATPQKESIQLDLSTNANQLVITIRDHGTGMPPHVLARIGEPFFTTKEPGSGTGLGVFLAKNVVEKLNGNVSIESVADAGTTVTVTIPRLPATNNGNSLPNSHSDS
- a CDS encoding 3-deoxy-7-phosphoheptulonate synthase, whose amino-acid sequence is MHQTDNVNVHRIEKLAPPSAIKQEFPLSEAAQDFVFDSRQHIQQILAGKEDRLIAVVGPCSIHNVDMAIEFGKRLKKLADQVSDTLLVVMRVYFEKPRTTVGWKGLINDPHLNDTFDMAEGYRMARKLLMELAEMQIPAASEALEPITPQYIADLISLASIGARTTESPTHRQMASGLSMPIGFKNGTDGDLQIALDAMTSSNAPHSFLGIDGEGATCVVHSKGNPWGHLILRGGRSGPNFSKESVAEAIEALEKRNLPPRLLVDCSHGNSLKDHTRQAGVWRDVLQQRMDGSRAIAGMMLESNLMPGNQKLTEDPSGLEYGISITDACIGWDETEQLLLEAHERLKSLVSA
- a CDS encoding Rieske (2Fe-2S) protein; this translates as MSLRVPLASVDDLPTHGGRLVVVDDQWIGLFQTPEGIFAIDAMCPHAGANLAKGNVCDGAVACPVHHWRFRLSDGQYLDADEPRFNAKVYAVNVENGRILVELPSQPDSIRLI